The Prosthecochloris marina genome window below encodes:
- a CDS encoding SDR family NAD(P)-dependent oxidoreductase — MAASEKKVCFITGGTGRLGSEIAISLARKGYSIFFTYNMSQGKAENVLDTVRTFAPESAMVQCNVSKVANIEEAFRTFTGQFKRLDLLIPSASNFYSATLPDITESEWESLVDTNLKGTFFTMQAGARIMRNQPFVSRIITMTDISADLVWQGFAPYTASKTAVQHLTKVFAKAFAPDILVNSIAPGTVTINPEWNNGPEDELAKNIPLRRIGQPADIMEAILFLTASNYVTGQVINVEGGRLLN; from the coding sequence ATGGCTGCCTCCGAAAAAAAAGTGTGCTTTATTACCGGCGGAACGGGACGCCTTGGCAGTGAAATTGCGATTTCACTGGCCCGAAAGGGTTATTCTATATTCTTTACATACAACATGTCACAGGGAAAAGCGGAGAACGTCCTTGACACTGTTCGCACATTCGCCCCTGAATCGGCAATGGTGCAATGCAACGTTTCGAAAGTAGCCAATATCGAGGAGGCGTTCAGAACTTTCACAGGGCAATTCAAAAGACTTGATCTTCTGATTCCGAGCGCCTCGAACTTTTACAGCGCAACGCTGCCCGACATCACCGAATCAGAGTGGGAAAGCCTCGTCGACACAAACCTGAAAGGTACATTCTTTACAATGCAGGCTGGAGCGAGAATCATGAGAAATCAGCCTTTCGTATCGCGAATCATTACCATGACCGATATTTCTGCAGACCTTGTATGGCAAGGTTTCGCACCATATACTGCCTCGAAAACCGCTGTTCAGCATCTTACAAAAGTTTTTGCGAAAGCTTTTGCACCGGACATTCTGGTAAATTCCATTGCGCCCGGAACTGTGACAATCAACCCTGAATGGAATAACGGCCCTGAAGATGAACTTGCCAAAAACATACCGCTGCGACGCATTGGACAGCCAGCTGACATCATGGAAGCAATACTGTTCCTGACAGCAAGCAACTATGTAACCGGGCAGGTAATCAATGTTGAAGGAGGCCGTTTGCTAAACTGA
- a CDS encoding ABC transporter ATP-binding protein: MNKPAILKLISVRRELELSRDIRQTIIPGLSLEIEEGEFISITGPSGSGKSTLLYIMGGLDKPTFGEVWLDGMNITDKNENEMSIIRNRKIGFIYQFHFLLPEFTALENVSMPMMINNSKTRAQIRERAEMLLEKVGLKDRRDYKPSQLSGGQQQRVAVARSLANNPKIVLGDEPTGNLDSKSGNQVYELFEQLNREFNQTVIFVTHDEEFARRARRRIHLVDGKIESDTRTEG, encoded by the coding sequence ATGAACAAACCTGCCATTCTCAAACTTATTTCTGTCAGAAGGGAGCTCGAACTGTCCCGTGACATTCGTCAAACCATTATTCCCGGACTTTCTCTTGAGATTGAAGAAGGAGAATTCATTTCGATCACCGGTCCGTCCGGTTCAGGTAAGTCGACACTTCTTTATATTATGGGCGGACTGGACAAGCCGACATTCGGGGAGGTTTGGCTCGACGGCATGAACATTACCGATAAAAACGAGAATGAGATGTCGATAATTCGGAATCGGAAAATCGGATTCATCTATCAGTTTCATTTTCTGCTTCCGGAATTCACCGCTCTCGAGAATGTCAGTATGCCGATGATGATCAACAATAGCAAGACAAGGGCACAGATACGTGAGAGGGCTGAAATGCTGCTTGAAAAGGTAGGTTTGAAAGACCGCCGTGATTACAAGCCCAGCCAACTTTCAGGCGGACAGCAACAGCGGGTCGCCGTTGCCCGTTCCCTTGCCAACAATCCGAAAATCGTTCTTGGTGACGAGCCGACCGGTAATCTCGATTCAAAGTCGGGGAACCAGGTGTATGAGCTGTTTGAACAGTTGAACCGGGAGTTCAATCAGACGGTTATTTTTGTTACCCACGATGAAGAGTTCGCCCGCAGGGCCAGGCGGCGTATTCATCTTGTTGATGGAAAAATAGAAAGTGATACCCGAACGGAGGGGTAG
- a CDS encoding 4-hydroxy-3-methylbut-2-enyl diphosphate reductase, translated as MKVNLDRTSSGFCIGVQGTIHLAEEKLQELDNKLYCLGDIVHNEVEVKRLEDLGLITIDNDEYNRLRNAPVLIRAHGEPPSTYTTAEINELSITDSTCPVVSKLQRTARLLHELGFQIIIYGKKAHPEVIGINGQCDNQAIIIKHADLSVPEEAAPIDFTRRTALISQTTMDVPGFYTLKENLEHLFSEKVDSSGRSDALSWKDIRDIDLTAEMTGVRPLPRLVYKDTICRQVSSRNSKLHDFAAANDMIIFVAGKKSSNGQVLFNICKQSNSRSYFIENENDLQDEWFSDNGSTVENVGVCGATSTPMWLLEKVARFIEKHYAS; from the coding sequence GTGAAAGTAAATCTGGACAGAACATCGTCGGGCTTCTGCATAGGAGTACAGGGAACCATACACCTTGCCGAAGAAAAACTCCAGGAACTCGATAACAAACTTTACTGCCTCGGAGACATTGTCCACAATGAAGTTGAGGTAAAACGTCTTGAAGATCTTGGCCTGATAACCATAGACAACGATGAGTACAACCGGCTCAGGAATGCTCCTGTGCTTATAAGAGCACATGGAGAACCCCCATCCACCTATACAACAGCGGAAATCAACGAACTCTCGATTACAGACTCTACCTGTCCGGTTGTATCGAAATTGCAACGCACGGCAAGGCTACTGCACGAATTGGGGTTTCAAATCATCATTTATGGAAAAAAAGCACATCCGGAAGTTATCGGTATCAACGGCCAGTGTGACAATCAAGCAATCATCATCAAGCATGCGGATCTCTCGGTTCCCGAAGAAGCAGCTCCCATTGACTTCACCCGCAGAACCGCACTGATATCACAGACAACGATGGATGTACCCGGGTTTTATACACTGAAAGAAAATCTTGAACATCTTTTCAGTGAAAAGGTGGATTCATCCGGACGAAGTGATGCTCTATCATGGAAAGATATCCGGGATATCGACCTTACGGCGGAAATGACCGGAGTGCGTCCTTTGCCCCGCCTTGTTTACAAAGACACCATCTGTCGCCAGGTTTCGAGCAGAAACAGCAAGCTGCATGATTTCGCAGCGGCAAACGACATGATTATTTTCGTCGCCGGGAAAAAAAGCTCCAACGGGCAGGTCCTTTTCAACATTTGCAAACAGTCCAACTCTCGCAGCTATTTCATCGAAAATGAAAATGACCTTCAGGACGAATGGTTTTCTGACAATGGAAGCACTGTTGAAAATGTAGGAGTCTGCGGAGCGACGTCAACACCGATGTGGCTTCTGGAAAAAGTTGCACGGTTCATTGAAAAACACTACGCTTCCTGA
- a CDS encoding phage holin family protein produces the protein MPREQNRTDEQREEPGKGITELIDSTVTSSYEDLLAIIEARMELIKIEITEKLAMVAALVIIAILFIAGLVYLITTIALFIGELLGHYYLGYLIVSSVFLFTFLLFAKIRPELLKNVIHNILLSSHGKKS, from the coding sequence ATGCCCAGAGAACAAAACAGGACCGACGAACAGCGAGAAGAGCCAGGAAAAGGCATCACCGAACTGATCGATAGTACGGTAACATCGAGCTACGAAGATCTTCTGGCAATTATCGAAGCCCGGATGGAACTCATCAAAATCGAAATTACCGAGAAACTCGCCATGGTCGCGGCACTTGTCATCATCGCAATCCTTTTTATCGCCGGCCTGGTTTATTTGATTACAACCATTGCCTTGTTTATCGGCGAACTTCTCGGTCATTATTATCTCGGCTATCTCATTGTCAGTTCCGTTTTCCTTTTCACATTCCTGCTGTTTGCAAAAATACGACCCGAACTCTTGAAAAATGTAATTCACAATATTCTCCTCTCCTCTCATGGAAAAAAAAGCTGA